In one window of Tellurirhabdus rosea DNA:
- a CDS encoding AraC family transcriptional regulator: MKALFEKIELDEQASLQVKHLHLPYFDSPWHYHPEFELTYILNSQGRRFVGDHVEAFEPGDLVLLGPNLPHFWRNDEEIITADDEAEAVVVQFAQSLGEAWLPQLPEAGMLRTLLVRAGHGLRFCRKTASRLHSHLLELTTLTGFDRLLALLHILKELAADPGAVMLASEGYQLKATEAETERMKRVLDYMLAHFREEIRVEDISSVAGMAPAAFCRYFRKRTRKSFIEYLNELRISYARKLLSKADVSVSQVGMECGFNNISHFHRQFKLRTGTTPLRFQSLQKGL; encoded by the coding sequence ATGAAAGCTCTTTTCGAAAAAATTGAACTGGACGAACAGGCCTCTCTGCAAGTTAAACACCTGCACCTGCCTTATTTTGATTCGCCCTGGCATTACCACCCGGAATTTGAATTGACGTATATCCTGAACAGCCAGGGCCGACGTTTCGTGGGCGACCACGTGGAAGCGTTCGAGCCGGGCGATCTGGTGCTGCTGGGGCCAAATCTGCCGCATTTCTGGCGCAACGACGAGGAAATCATCACGGCCGACGACGAAGCGGAGGCGGTGGTAGTCCAGTTTGCCCAGTCGCTGGGCGAGGCGTGGCTGCCGCAGCTGCCGGAGGCGGGAATGCTGCGGACGCTGCTGGTCCGGGCGGGCCACGGACTGCGCTTCTGCCGGAAGACGGCCAGTCGGCTGCATAGCCATCTGCTCGAACTGACCACCCTGACCGGCTTTGACCGGCTTCTGGCGCTGCTGCACATTCTGAAGGAACTGGCCGCTGATCCGGGTGCGGTCATGCTGGCCAGTGAAGGCTACCAGCTGAAAGCCACGGAGGCCGAAACCGAGCGCATGAAGCGCGTGCTGGATTACATGCTTGCTCATTTCCGGGAAGAGATCCGGGTCGAGGATATTTCGTCGGTGGCGGGCATGGCCCCGGCCGCTTTCTGCCGCTATTTTCGTAAACGGACCCGCAAATCATTCATCGAGTATCTGAACGAACTGCGCATCAGCTACGCCCGGAAGCTGCTGTCGAAGGCCGACGTGAGCGTCAGTCAGGTAGGAATGGAGTGCGGTTTTAACAATATTTCGCACTTCCACCGCCAGTTCAAGCTCCGTACCGGCACCACACCCCTGCGCTTTCAATCCTTGCAGAAGGGATTGTAG
- a CDS encoding phytanoyl-CoA dioxygenase family protein yields MLSTFDKAALQQQLSKPFNLSDEAITFYRTNGYVKLKNVLSPEVLQYYGEIITEQVIRLNTLTKPMEERTTYERAFLQIMNLWREDDLVREFVFSPRLARIAAELMGVSGVRLYHDQALYKEPSGGFTPWHADQFYWPLASPHTVTVWIPLQETPMEMGPLAFAEGSQQVEIGRELEISDESEKLLAAELARLNFRVNDTPFDLGEVSYHAGWTFHRAGPNTSNAPRKVMTMIYMDKDQTITAPKNSYQQADWQKWLDSFPIGGKPESELNPVLF; encoded by the coding sequence ATGCTATCAACGTTTGATAAAGCCGCCCTGCAGCAGCAGCTTTCGAAGCCTTTTAACCTGTCCGACGAAGCCATTACCTTCTACCGGACTAACGGCTATGTCAAACTTAAGAACGTGCTGAGCCCGGAAGTTCTGCAGTATTACGGCGAAATAATCACGGAACAGGTTATTCGGCTCAATACGCTCACCAAGCCCATGGAGGAGCGCACGACCTACGAACGGGCGTTTCTGCAAATCATGAACCTCTGGCGCGAGGACGACCTTGTGAGGGAATTTGTCTTTTCGCCCCGACTGGCCCGGATTGCGGCCGAACTGATGGGCGTTTCGGGCGTCCGCCTCTACCACGACCAGGCGCTGTACAAGGAGCCGTCCGGGGGTTTCACGCCCTGGCATGCCGACCAGTTTTACTGGCCGCTGGCCTCACCTCACACGGTCACGGTCTGGATTCCGCTGCAGGAAACGCCGATGGAGATGGGCCCGCTGGCCTTTGCCGAGGGCAGCCAGCAGGTGGAAATTGGGCGGGAACTGGAAATCAGCGATGAAAGCGAGAAACTGCTGGCGGCCGAACTGGCCCGGCTCAACTTCCGGGTCAACGACACGCCGTTTGACCTGGGCGAGGTGAGCTACCATGCTGGCTGGACCTTCCACCGCGCCGGTCCCAATACCTCCAACGCCCCGCGCAAGGTCATGACCATGATTTATATGGACAAGGACCAGACCATCACCGCCCCCAAAAACAGTTACCAGCAGGCCGACTGGCAGAAATGGCTGGACAGCTTTCCCATCGGCGGAAAGCCCGAAAGCGAACTAAACCCGGTGCTGTTTTAA
- the tatC gene encoding twin-arginine translocase subunit TatC: protein MKPLDQQLEHEIEDGKEMTFLEHLEELRWHLIRAVGSIAVFALIAFVFIRTIYDKIILAPSKPDFWTYRMMCELSKKTGYADLCVSQLNFTLQSRQMAEQFTMALTSSLMIGLIGAFPYAFYEVWKFIAPGLRSSERRAARGAVFYVTALFLMGVLFGYYIVSPLAINFLANYQLDPRIVNEFDISSYIGTLATLTLGCGLTFQMPIVAFVLSKIGFLTPAFMKEYRRHAFVVILIVAAIITPSPDIYSQILVSIPLALLYEVSIWVSGYVERLRLKESQEMMERGEYDD from the coding sequence ATGAAGCCCCTGGACCAACAATTGGAACACGAGATTGAGGACGGTAAGGAGATGACCTTCCTGGAGCACCTGGAGGAGCTTCGGTGGCATCTGATTCGGGCCGTTGGGTCAATCGCCGTTTTCGCCCTGATTGCGTTTGTTTTCATCCGCACCATCTACGACAAAATCATTCTGGCTCCGTCCAAACCCGATTTCTGGACGTACCGGATGATGTGTGAGCTGTCCAAAAAAACCGGTTATGCCGATCTGTGCGTGAGTCAGCTGAACTTCACGCTGCAGAGCCGCCAGATGGCCGAACAGTTTACGATGGCCCTGACTTCGTCGCTGATGATCGGGCTGATCGGGGCATTTCCGTACGCGTTTTACGAAGTCTGGAAGTTCATCGCGCCGGGCCTGCGCTCCTCGGAACGCCGGGCGGCCAGAGGGGCGGTTTTCTACGTGACGGCGCTGTTCCTGATGGGCGTGCTGTTTGGCTACTACATCGTGTCGCCGCTGGCCATCAACTTCCTGGCCAACTACCAGCTCGACCCGCGCATCGTCAACGAGTTCGACATCAGTTCGTACATCGGTACACTGGCGACCCTGACGCTGGGCTGCGGCCTGACGTTCCAGATGCCGATTGTGGCCTTTGTGCTGTCGAAAATCGGTTTCCTGACCCCGGCGTTCATGAAAGAATACCGCCGGCACGCGTTTGTCGTGATTCTGATTGTGGCGGCCATCATCACCCCCTCACCGGACATTTACAGCCAGATTCTGGTATCCATCCCGCTGGCGCTGCTGTACGAAGTGAGCATCTGGGTGTCGGGCTACGTAGAACGCCTGCGCCTGAAAGAATCGCAGGAAATGATGGAACGGGGGGAGTACGATGATTAG
- a CDS encoding M20 family peptidase → MKRFLRIAFLALLLLIGILLLNTFRFSSKQLTNVPPAPAVAVSDSAIQRFSRALQIRTVSFTDYALVDTTQFDQFMEFTQQAFPLVHSRLKRETVNRYGLLYEWKGRNASLKPALLMGHYDVVPVIQGTQRMWKRPPFAGTVEGGYLYGRGTLDDKSTVMGLFEAVEHLLRTGFQPERTIYLAFGQDEEASGRRGAQSIARLLKQRRVQLEYVLDEGGTIKTDGLSALPRPVALIGIAEKGYISLVLSARSEGGHSSMPPTQTSIGMIAEAVARLEANPFPERLDGGADLMFDYIGPEMDFGQRLVFANRWLFGPVIKRILAGSNSGSAIMRTTTAPTLFNAGVKDNVLPIDASATINFRILPGETAESVQQRVEELIDNPKIAVKPLRSLNGNPSPISPPDAPAFERLNRTIRSVFPEVIVTPFLMLGGTDSRFYAGLTPNVYRFAPTRMDEASLATVHGTNERISVRNYREMVRFYAALIRNSQ, encoded by the coding sequence ATGAAACGATTTCTTAGAATTGCCTTCCTGGCGCTGCTCCTGCTGATCGGCATTCTTCTGCTCAATACTTTTCGTTTTTCTTCAAAACAACTGACGAATGTGCCGCCCGCCCCGGCCGTTGCCGTGTCGGATTCGGCCATTCAGCGTTTCTCCCGCGCTCTGCAAATCCGGACGGTGTCGTTTACCGACTACGCGCTGGTAGACACCACCCAGTTCGACCAGTTTATGGAATTCACCCAGCAGGCGTTCCCACTGGTTCACAGCCGGTTGAAGCGTGAAACCGTCAACCGCTACGGCCTGCTGTACGAATGGAAAGGCCGCAACGCCAGCCTGAAACCCGCGCTGCTCATGGGTCATTACGACGTGGTGCCGGTCATTCAGGGCACCCAGCGGATGTGGAAACGCCCGCCTTTTGCGGGAACGGTGGAAGGCGGCTACCTCTATGGCCGCGGGACGCTTGACGACAAAAGCACCGTCATGGGCCTCTTTGAAGCGGTGGAACACCTGCTCAGGACGGGTTTCCAGCCGGAACGGACGATCTATCTGGCGTTCGGACAGGACGAAGAAGCCAGCGGTCGCAGGGGCGCCCAGAGCATCGCCCGGCTGCTGAAGCAGCGGCGCGTACAACTGGAGTACGTGCTGGATGAGGGCGGAACGATCAAAACAGACGGGCTGTCGGCCCTGCCCCGGCCCGTTGCGCTCATCGGCATCGCCGAAAAAGGGTACATAAGCCTCGTGCTGAGCGCCCGTTCGGAGGGCGGCCACTCGTCCATGCCCCCGACCCAGACCAGCATCGGCATGATCGCCGAGGCCGTCGCCAGGCTGGAAGCAAACCCGTTTCCGGAGCGACTCGACGGCGGCGCTGACCTCATGTTCGACTATATCGGTCCCGAAATGGACTTCGGGCAGCGGCTCGTTTTTGCCAACCGCTGGCTTTTCGGGCCGGTCATCAAACGCATTCTGGCAGGTTCCAATTCCGGTAGCGCCATCATGCGCACGACCACCGCACCCACCCTGTTCAATGCCGGGGTGAAAGACAATGTGCTGCCCATCGATGCTTCGGCCACGATCAACTTCCGCATTCTGCCCGGCGAGACTGCCGAGTCGGTGCAGCAGCGGGTGGAGGAATTGATTGATAATCCGAAGATTGCGGTAAAGCCGCTCCGCAGCCTGAATGGGAATCCGTCCCCGATTTCGCCTCCGGACGCCCCGGCGTTCGAGCGCCTGAACCGGACCATCCGGAGCGTTTTTCCGGAAGTCATCGTGACGCCCTTTCTGATGCTGGGCGGTACGGATTCCCGGTTTTATGCCGGCCTGACGCCGAACGTCTACCGCTTTGCGCCGACCCGCATGGATGAGGCAAGTCTGGCAACCGTTCACGGCACCAACGAACGGATTTCGGTCCGGAATTACCGCGAAATGGTCCGCTTCTACGCTGCCTTGATTCGCAACAGTCAATAA
- a CDS encoding serine hydroxymethyltransferase — protein MSTTATSIARDTQVFDLIAKEAHRQESGIELIASENFVSKQVMEAAGSVLTNKYAEGLPGKRYYGGCEVVDEIEQIAIDRLKELFGAGWANVQPHSGAQANTAVFLACLKPGDTILGFDLSHGGHLTHGSPVNISGKYFRPTFYGVEKETGVINYDVVEETARREQPKMLICGASAYSRDWDYARLRAIADSVGALLLADVSHPAGLIAKGLLNDPLAHAHIVTTTTHKTLRGTRGGVIMMRNDFENPFGIKTPKGDVRMMSSLLDSGVFPGTQGGPLEHIIAAKAVAFGEALTDDFADYAAQVQKNAQAMASAFLSRGYQIISGGTDNHLMLIDLRSKGLTGKLAENTLIKADITINKNMVPFDDKSPMVTSGMRVGTAAMTTRGLKESDMEQIVVYIDEVLMNHDNDVKLQAIKEEVNNWMKNFPLYA, from the coding sequence ATGTCAACGACTGCTACGTCTATCGCCCGCGATACGCAGGTATTTGACCTGATTGCCAAAGAGGCTCACCGTCAGGAGTCCGGTATTGAGCTGATTGCTTCCGAAAACTTTGTCTCAAAGCAGGTGATGGAAGCGGCCGGAAGCGTACTGACCAATAAATACGCCGAGGGCCTGCCGGGCAAACGCTATTACGGCGGCTGCGAGGTGGTAGACGAAATCGAGCAGATTGCGATTGACCGCCTGAAAGAACTCTTCGGTGCAGGCTGGGCCAACGTACAGCCGCACTCGGGTGCCCAGGCCAACACGGCCGTATTTCTGGCCTGTTTGAAGCCCGGCGACACGATTCTGGGTTTTGACCTATCGCACGGTGGTCACCTCACGCACGGTTCGCCCGTCAATATTTCGGGTAAATACTTCCGTCCGACGTTCTACGGCGTGGAAAAGGAAACCGGCGTCATCAACTACGATGTGGTGGAAGAAACCGCCCGGCGCGAACAGCCGAAAATGCTGATCTGCGGTGCTTCGGCCTACAGCCGCGACTGGGATTATGCCCGCCTGCGCGCCATCGCCGATTCGGTCGGGGCGCTGCTGCTCGCCGACGTTTCGCACCCGGCCGGTCTGATCGCCAAGGGCCTGCTGAACGATCCGCTGGCGCATGCCCATATCGTGACCACCACGACGCACAAAACGCTGCGCGGTACCCGCGGCGGTGTGATCATGATGCGCAACGACTTCGAAAACCCGTTTGGCATCAAGACGCCGAAGGGCGACGTCCGGATGATGTCGTCGCTGCTGGATTCGGGGGTTTTCCCCGGCACGCAGGGCGGCCCGCTGGAACACATTATTGCGGCCAAAGCGGTGGCTTTCGGCGAGGCGCTGACGGACGATTTCGCGGATTATGCGGCCCAGGTACAGAAAAACGCCCAGGCGATGGCCAGCGCTTTCCTGTCGCGCGGCTACCAGATCATTTCGGGCGGGACCGACAACCACCTGATGCTCATCGACCTGCGCTCGAAAGGCCTCACCGGCAAACTGGCCGAGAACACGCTGATCAAAGCCGATATTACGATCAACAAGAACATGGTTCCGTTCGACGACAAATCACCGATGGTCACTTCGGGCATGCGTGTCGGGACGGCCGCCATGACCACGCGCGGACTGAAAGAATCCGATATGGAGCAGATTGTCGTATATATCGACGAAGTCCTGATGAACCACGACAACGACGTGAAACTTCAGGCCATAAAAGAAGAAGTTAACAACTGGATGAAAAACTTCCCGTTGTACGCGTAG
- a CDS encoding AAA family ATPase codes for MFESRIDLTELKTAVEAIRSEIGKVIIGQQQPFDLLLTALLADGHVLIEGVPGVAKTLLAKLLAKTISIEFSRIQFTPDLMPSDVLGTSVYNPKQADFEYRTGPVFANIVLIDEINRAPAKTQAALFEVMEERQVTADGTTRRLAEPFLVLATQNPVEQEGTYRLPEAQLDRFLFKIIMGYPSAEEEVDILRGHHERRSLTDALEAVQSVLTADQLTALRAQVHRVHVEDHLFAYMAQIVQSTRANKSLYLGASPRASVALLNGAKALATLRGRDFVTPEDVQELAAPVLRHRIILTPEREMEGGTADEVIAEVVRKIEVPR; via the coding sequence ATGTTCGAATCCCGCATAGACCTTACCGAACTCAAAACCGCCGTGGAGGCCATCCGTTCCGAAATCGGCAAAGTGATTATCGGCCAGCAGCAGCCGTTTGACCTGCTGCTGACGGCGCTGCTGGCCGACGGGCACGTGCTGATTGAAGGCGTTCCCGGAGTAGCCAAAACCCTGCTGGCGAAGCTGCTGGCCAAAACCATTTCCATCGAGTTCAGCCGCATTCAGTTCACGCCGGACCTGATGCCGTCGGATGTGCTGGGAACGTCGGTGTACAATCCGAAACAGGCCGATTTTGAATACCGTACCGGTCCGGTTTTCGCCAACATCGTGCTGATCGACGAAATCAACCGGGCTCCGGCCAAGACGCAGGCGGCCCTGTTTGAAGTCATGGAAGAGCGGCAGGTAACGGCCGACGGCACCACGCGCCGCCTGGCCGAGCCGTTTCTGGTGCTGGCGACGCAGAACCCCGTCGAGCAGGAAGGCACCTACCGCCTGCCCGAAGCGCAGCTGGACCGGTTTCTGTTCAAAATCATCATGGGTTACCCGAGCGCCGAAGAGGAGGTGGACATCCTGCGCGGCCACCACGAGCGCCGCAGCCTGACGGATGCCCTCGAAGCGGTGCAGTCCGTACTGACGGCCGACCAGCTCACGGCTCTCCGGGCGCAGGTCCACCGGGTGCACGTGGAGGACCACCTGTTTGCCTACATGGCGCAGATTGTGCAAAGTACCCGGGCCAACAAGTCGCTGTACCTGGGGGCCTCTCCGCGGGCCTCCGTCGCCCTGCTCAACGGAGCCAAAGCCCTGGCTACCCTGCGCGGCCGCGATTTCGTGACACCCGAAGACGTGCAGGAACTGGCCGCGCCCGTGCTGCGCCACCGCATCATCCTGACGCCCGAGCGCGAAATGGAAGGCGGCACGGCAGACGAAGTCATTGCGGAAGTAGTGCGGAAGATTGAAGTACCGAGATAG
- a CDS encoding protein-disulfide reductase DsbD family protein: protein MKRVKLIFLLFAALVTSLTASAQFQNHATWQIEPSQTTARVGDVLDIRLKATIDPEWYLYSSDMDPNLGPTLTTITLKPNDTYQLVGKLVSVNPKEKYEEVWGGNIRYFTREGIFIQKIKVLKSAPVLEGTVDYQTCSEKNGLCVQGTSDFRIDNIKVEAGATAAASTSAVSASAAAPLAASASPTDSGNVEVAEAPASNPDSAVATAENAPEVIASPEAQPTESLLGFAIAAFLSGLLALLTPCVFPIIPMTVSYFTKQDHGFAKALLYGVSIIGIYVLIGTLVSRINGPAFANFVSTHWLPNLLFFAIFFVFGLSFLGLFEIVLPSSLVNKADAQSERGGVVGILFMAFTLVLVSFSCTGPIVGSLLVASAGGEVVKPIVGMAAFSSAFAIPFTLFAAFPQWLKSLPKSGGWLNSVKVVLGFLELALALKFLSIADQVYHWNLLDREVFLAFWIVLFSLIGFYLLGKIRLPHDSEVKTISIPRLLLAIATFSFVVYMIPGLFGAPLKALAGYLPPQSRQAFAFAANSGVGSGPSSLQEVPKFAELFRDKTPHGIEAFYDYKQALAYAKKVNKPVFIDFTGHGCVNCREMEARVWAEQPVLNRLHNDFVVVALYVDDKTELPESDWYKSAYDGKQKTTIGAQNADLQITKYNNNAQPHYCIVDADGKLLVQPKNYDLDINNFVNFLDSGKQAFSSTETLVAR from the coding sequence ATGAAACGCGTTAAACTAATTTTCCTTCTCTTTGCTGCGCTTGTTACGTCGCTGACAGCCAGCGCCCAATTTCAGAATCACGCCACCTGGCAGATTGAGCCTTCCCAAACGACGGCCCGGGTGGGTGACGTTCTGGATATCCGGCTCAAGGCGACCATAGATCCCGAATGGTACCTGTATTCCAGCGACATGGACCCCAATCTCGGGCCTACGCTCACGACGATTACGCTGAAACCGAACGACACCTACCAACTGGTCGGCAAGCTGGTCTCGGTCAATCCCAAAGAAAAATACGAAGAGGTCTGGGGCGGAAACATTCGCTATTTCACCCGGGAAGGCATTTTTATTCAGAAAATCAAGGTTTTAAAATCCGCCCCGGTGCTGGAAGGCACGGTAGATTACCAAACCTGCTCCGAGAAAAACGGTCTCTGTGTTCAGGGAACCAGCGATTTCCGCATCGATAACATCAAGGTGGAAGCCGGTGCCACCGCCGCGGCTTCGACTTCGGCCGTCTCCGCTTCGGCTGCGGCTCCCCTGGCAGCCTCCGCCTCCCCGACCGATTCCGGCAACGTGGAAGTCGCCGAAGCGCCCGCCTCCAACCCGGATTCGGCCGTCGCTACCGCCGAAAACGCTCCGGAAGTGATCGCGTCGCCGGAAGCCCAGCCCACCGAATCCCTGCTGGGTTTTGCCATTGCCGCCTTTTTGTCCGGTCTGCTCGCCCTGCTGACGCCCTGCGTCTTCCCGATCATTCCGATGACGGTGAGTTATTTTACGAAGCAGGACCACGGCTTTGCCAAGGCATTGCTGTACGGCGTTTCCATTATTGGCATTTATGTGCTGATCGGCACGCTGGTTTCGCGGATCAACGGACCTGCTTTTGCCAACTTCGTCAGCACGCACTGGCTGCCCAATCTGTTGTTTTTCGCTATTTTCTTCGTGTTTGGCCTGTCGTTTCTCGGACTGTTTGAAATCGTCCTGCCCAGTTCGCTGGTCAACAAGGCCGATGCCCAGTCCGAACGGGGCGGTGTAGTTGGCATTCTGTTCATGGCCTTTACGCTGGTGCTGGTTTCGTTTTCGTGCACGGGCCCGATTGTCGGCAGCCTGCTGGTGGCCTCCGCAGGCGGCGAAGTCGTGAAGCCGATTGTCGGCATGGCGGCGTTCTCGTCGGCCTTTGCCATTCCGTTTACGCTGTTTGCGGCCTTTCCGCAATGGCTGAAAAGTCTGCCGAAATCCGGCGGCTGGCTGAATTCGGTGAAAGTGGTCCTCGGCTTTCTGGAACTGGCCCTGGCGCTCAAGTTCCTGAGCATCGCCGACCAGGTGTATCACTGGAACCTGCTCGACCGCGAGGTGTTCCTGGCTTTCTGGATCGTTCTTTTCTCGCTGATCGGGTTTTATCTGCTCGGCAAAATCCGTCTGCCGCACGACAGTGAGGTGAAGACCATCAGCATTCCGCGGCTCCTGCTGGCCATTGCTACCTTCTCGTTTGTGGTGTACATGATTCCGGGTTTGTTTGGGGCTCCGCTGAAAGCACTGGCGGGTTATCTGCCGCCGCAATCAAGGCAGGCGTTTGCCTTTGCGGCCAATTCCGGCGTAGGCTCAGGCCCGTCGAGCCTGCAAGAAGTACCGAAATTTGCGGAATTGTTCCGGGACAAGACACCGCATGGGATCGAAGCTTTCTACGATTATAAGCAGGCGCTGGCTTATGCCAAAAAGGTGAACAAGCCGGTTTTCATTGATTTTACGGGTCATGGCTGCGTCAACTGTCGGGAGATGGAAGCCCGCGTCTGGGCCGAACAGCCGGTGCTAAACCGGCTGCACAACGATTTTGTCGTTGTGGCGCTGTACGTGGACGACAAGACCGAACTTCCGGAAAGCGATTGGTACAAGTCAGCCTATGACGGCAAGCAGAAAACGACCATCGGTGCCCAGAACGCGGATTTGCAGATTACGAAGTATAACAACAATGCCCAGCCGCATTACTGCATCGTGGACGCGGACGGCAAACTGCTCGTTCAGCCGAAAAACTACGACCTGGACATAAACAATTTTGTGAATTTCCTCGACAGCGGTAAACAGGCGTTCTCCTCCACCGAAACGCTGGTAGCCCGCTAA
- a CDS encoding DUF58 domain-containing protein: MKSLYVSRLVWLVLIAFVLAFVAAYALPGLFPLVQLGLLVFGLLLMLDGLLLFRAPAGVFARRDVPERLSNGDENPVDIYLENRYPFRVWLEVIDEIPFQFQRRDVLFTVSLKSNEPKTIRYELRPVKRGEYSFGVVNVYAQSPLRLLKRRYSFSQNKLVAVYPSFLQMRQYELLAISNRLTEVGIKRIRRLGHSMEFEQVRPYVPGDDVRTLNWKATARRTDSQGASFMVNAYQDERSQAVYCLIDKGRVMKSPFEGLTLLDYAINASLVLSNIALLKQDRAGLLTFSDRIGQMVPAERRSGHLMRILEVLYKQKTRFLETDYETLYASVRTHIRQRSLLLLFTNFETLNALHRQLPYLRRLAKDHLLIVVFFENTELRSLLTEPAENTEAVYQKTIAEKFFYEKKLIVKELQRHGIQAILTAPQNLTANTVNKYLELKARGMI; the protein is encoded by the coding sequence TTGAAGTCCCTCTACGTTTCCCGCCTCGTCTGGCTCGTTCTGATCGCCTTTGTGCTGGCGTTTGTGGCGGCGTACGCGCTGCCGGGGCTGTTTCCGCTGGTGCAGCTGGGTCTGCTGGTCTTCGGGCTGCTGCTGATGCTGGATGGATTGCTGCTTTTCCGCGCTCCGGCGGGCGTCTTTGCCCGCCGCGACGTACCGGAACGGCTTTCCAACGGCGACGAAAACCCGGTGGACATTTACCTCGAAAATCGCTATCCGTTCCGGGTCTGGCTGGAAGTCATCGACGAAATTCCGTTCCAGTTTCAGCGGCGGGATGTGCTGTTTACCGTGTCCCTGAAGTCCAACGAGCCGAAAACGATCCGATACGAACTGCGGCCGGTAAAACGGGGCGAATACAGTTTTGGCGTCGTCAATGTGTACGCGCAAAGTCCGCTGCGGCTGCTCAAACGGCGCTACTCTTTTTCACAGAACAAACTGGTGGCCGTTTATCCCTCCTTTCTGCAAATGCGGCAATACGAGTTGCTGGCCATTTCGAACCGGCTCACCGAGGTCGGCATCAAACGCATCCGGCGGCTAGGCCACAGCATGGAGTTTGAGCAGGTGCGCCCCTACGTGCCCGGCGACGATGTCAGGACGCTAAACTGGAAAGCCACCGCCCGCCGCACCGATTCTCAGGGCGCTTCGTTTATGGTCAATGCCTACCAGGACGAACGTTCGCAGGCCGTGTATTGCCTGATCGACAAGGGACGGGTCATGAAATCGCCGTTCGAGGGACTAACCCTGCTGGATTACGCCATCAACGCCTCGCTGGTCCTGAGCAACATCGCCCTGCTGAAACAGGACCGCGCCGGTCTGCTCACCTTTTCGGACCGTATCGGGCAGATGGTCCCGGCGGAGCGTCGTTCCGGACATCTGATGCGCATTCTGGAAGTGCTTTACAAACAGAAAACGCGCTTTCTCGAAACGGATTACGAAACGCTCTACGCCAGTGTCCGGACGCACATCCGGCAGCGGAGCCTGCTGCTGCTGTTCACGAATTTTGAAACGCTTAATGCCCTGCACCGGCAATTGCCGTACCTCCGCCGTCTGGCCAAGGACCACCTGCTGATTGTTGTTTTCTTCGAAAATACCGAGTTGAGAAGCCTGCTGACCGAGCCTGCCGAAAACACCGAAGCGGTTTATCAGAAGACCATCGCCGAAAAGTTTTTTTACGAAAAAAAGCTGATTGTGAAAGAATTGCAGCGCCACGGCATTCAGGCTATTCTGACGGCTCCGCAAAATCTGACGGCCAACACAGTCAACAAATACCTTGAATTAAAAGCCCGCGGGATGATCTGA